The Drosophila mauritiana strain mau12 chromosome 2R, ASM438214v1, whole genome shotgun sequence genome has a segment encoding these proteins:
- the LOC117138115 gene encoding uncharacterized protein LOC117138115 — MDSPVKQRRKPKKLDQSKLDDDPGTQKDEFKKDIIDEVADQSAVYDYMKYPSNKEKAKLVKCVKPLKSVTFKAVVELVTYSENWKMKMSESRLRSEDEQLKNSQKYRNY, encoded by the exons ATGGACAGCCCAGTAAAACAGCGCCGGAAACCAAAGAAGCTGGACCAATCCAAGTTGGACGACGATCCGGGAACTCAAAAGGACGAGTTCAAAAAGGATATCATCGATGAGGTAGCGGATCAGTCGGCTGTTTACGATTACATGAAGTACCCCAGCAACAAAGAGAAGGCAAAACTCGTAAAATGCGTTAAACCACTGAAAAGTGTCACCTTCAAGGCGGTGGTGGAGCTGGTGACCTATTCGGAAAACTGGAAGATGAAGATGAGCGAGAGCAGGCTCCGGTCGGAGGATGAGCAG CTGAAGAACTCCCAAAAATATCGCAACTACTGA
- the LOC117136981 gene encoding uncharacterized protein LOC117136981, with protein sequence MCLYLGVVEHLLDVVAYCMCRVLELSLFACMMVCGSMRAKLTHGPTNELEQ encoded by the coding sequence ATGTGTCTGTACTTGGGAGTGGTGGAGCACCTGCTGGATGTGGTGGCCTACTGCATGTGCCGTGTCCTGGAGCTGTCCCTGTTCGCCTGCATGATGGTCTGCGGCTCCATGAGGGCCAAGCTGACACACGGACCCACCAATGAGCTGGAGCAATGA
- the LOC117136194 gene encoding uncharacterized protein LOC117136194: MEKIEAEKQWLRYTVLPSILSNGRLVDNYSESKVNSFHVGDIDIDVIGHSEAFMLTFCYRTTINFEYDGQKFQRKMVVKKTPAMPPEIYESIQFEALFTNEINFYTKILPEIQKFTDGKFAAPKYYYSELNQHSAVAILENFVEQGWRVTKDRVGLSLQHAMIAVSYLGNFHGFAYAMKHKNPEKFAQLTDNLKESRYANDNIHPEWQLSMKASIDRAAKAVATYQPQIDKEFVKKFCFMISDYTHYGRQRVAPREPLATLCHGDYVRNNVAYRYDDKEEPQEIMMFDYQTLRVSSPMVDLNVFLAVSIYAEVRDPNFEAIFSEYTLALHNSYREQAKEEVPDFLSRGELLKEYVRFLPYSLSISASFLMSLVDPLDMSPEEMFALQVSDEEIIERTMNQGGEVVDREVAHQVKEMLELSQATGVSIDDGIDLDKLPKE, encoded by the exons ATGGAGAAGATCGAGGCTGAGAAGCAGTGGCTGAGATACACGGTTCTTCCGTCGATACTGAGCAACGGGCGTCTGGTGGACAACTACAGCGAGTCCAAAGTGAACTCATTCCATGTGGGCGACATCGACATTGATGTAATTGGCCACTCGGAGGCCTTTATGCTGACTTTTTGCTATCGGACAACCATTAACTTTGAATACGACGGCCAAAAGTTCCAGCGAAAAATGGTGGTTAAG AAAACACCTGCGATGCCACCAGAAATCTATGAATCCATACAGTTTGAGGCCCTTTTTACCAACGAGATCAATTTCTATACGAAAATTCTGCCAGAGATTCAGAAGTTCACCGATGGCAAGTTTGCCGCACCCAAGTACTATTACAGTGAGTTGAACCAGCATTCGGCTGTGGCCATTCTGGAGAATTTCGTGGAGCAGGGATGGCGGGTCACCAAGGATCGTGTGGGTCTGAGTCTGCAGCACGCCATGATTGCCGTGAGTTACCTGGGAAATTTCCATGGCTTTGCGTACGCCATGAAGCACAAGAACCCGGAGAAGTTTGCCCAGCTGACCGACAATCTGAAGGAATCTCGCTATGCCAACGATAACATTCATCCGGAATGGCAGCTGTCCATGAAAGCGAGCATCGATCGAGCGGCCAAGGCGGTGGCCACCTATCAGCCACAGATCGACAAGGAGTTTGTAAAGAAGTTCTGCTTCATGATCTCGGACTACACGCACTACGGTAGGCAACGGGTGGCGCCCAGAGAGCCACTGGCCACTCTATGCCACGGCGATTATGTGAGGAATAATGTGGCCTACAGGTACGATGACAAGGAGGAGCCGCAGGAGATCATGATGTTCGACTACCAGACTTTGCGAGTCTCCTCTCCAATGGTCGATCTCAACGTCTTCCTGGCCGTGTCCATTTATGCCGAGGTGCGCGATCCAAACTTCGAGGCCATCTTCTCTGAATATACCTTGGCGCTTCATAATAGCTATAGGGAGCAAGCCAAGGAGGAGGTTCCGGATTTCCTGAG TCGCGGTGAGCTTCTGAAGGAGTACGTGCGTTTCCTGCCGTACAGCTTATCGATATCGGCCAGTTTCCTCATGAGTTTGGTGGATCCCTTGGACATGTCGCCCGAGGAGATGTTCGCCTTGCAAGTGTCTGACGAGGAGATCATCGAACGGACCATGAATCAAGGTGGAGAAGTAGTGGACAGGGAGGTTGCCCACCAGGTTAAGGAAATGCTGGAGCTGAGCCAGGCGACAGGGGTGTCCATTGATGACGGCATTGATCTGGACAAGTTGCCCAAGGAGTAA
- the LOC117136191 gene encoding dynein-1-beta heavy chain, flagellar inner arm I1 complex: MASSSAVEDEHLTDSDLTDDEERSVEPRQEELRPETPKPSYSDEELNQLVCYIQRMSVLSCLDHRDWQEGTLDIIRAWLLEVHEPLLTIYYDRDALAACLGMPTTCVSDLSYFRREPNEIFSVEGFHDEINFGTLTSDVDGCLMELLDRLYVPFFRNYLEWNATVRNRFCSSMDRFLAFLSGMHHQISGMSVMYVPFVIKELTAGPVDRYLVGSLEGIALYWTTQIRTLLADDTLTVPHDLATVRDEFEFWEYRYEVLQGINYQLAHSDVQKVLLLLHNAQSVHKPQMDGLIERAREELLKSLSNIKFLHLLIEPCSKIDAATSPADLTKLLPRIIHLIRFIWLNSEYYNTTRLIAALFRNLSNQIIRFCTEQTKVEEILSGKPRFGIRICNVAIECCLTYRGIYDTISKDLAQKHTQVPWELDEGLIFNHIDAFVERLNDVIDICESMIVFGRLDENGSISKPVFGGTCGEELEKIAESVEEQFLETLNQLQQNSQAYILNVHRSDWYADVATFRKNMQKLEETVQRLIFNVFQQVSNVEEMLEALQAMLFYSYRQRGTLRKTYLKETSSLWRMFSKEMDATSRKLLEEQSRESWLSKHVSIALGYRINLERLTWLRDRLKNSEWLPAVKESSPALAKFDALRFEFQKEIRLAYDDWVAKCCGYSGDLCQRLDRYLVVRSKKFKGLLECNIDASVLELCEQAQHFERMGFAIPSTMKKLYERYDTIRSLYNGIIKLALSHNRILAVLSDRERKLFRPLIQACDRQLAPGVFKITYGSEFNEEFFEDGTEFIAEFQELVLIFKRANRGVARICEKICGTCLLHFAFSGSVDISVFQQQLSSRLSSSGDILRRYYSHVVELLSAFSRQFQSVDDEMSAEWIAYVNDMDDMLASSLMTSARGSLNKLYEALHCDADMASAPIIVVESDVKDGRIVFTPDMDAIGDMINGIVDSIRNMLDQFPRLGYKLKLPKKQQRQGFASVFREDQECSELMRSIQAEIGIQREELAKYESVWNKNRVLWETTEEEFRQRLMSKSRTAGVFEGGIEHYSALADEVIFEDAITNVYFILINQNALKSTMLDWIEKWQALNIKMLLDHGSNLMSAVYRYMRRNERNVMKVPRTIRETVAAKQLLEKLLKDVPVKQSAFTLMLELFVLLHKYQVQLSDETFEQVMGLETAWLHYLQVLEDADEMLDNEDSEAKLLLAKHGEKFKLILKEFLEDFYSKLPKK; the protein is encoded by the exons ATGGCCTCCTCCAGCGCTGTAGAAGATGAGCATCTAACGGACTCCGATTTAACCGACGATGAGG AGCGCAGCGTGGAACCTCGTCAGGAGGAGCTCCGTCCGGAGACCCCAAAGCCATCGTATAGCGACGAGGAATTGAACCAACTGGTTTGCTACATTCAGCGGATGAGTGTGTTGAGCTGCTTGGATCACAGGGACTGGCAGGAGGGAACTCTGGACATCATCCGCGCCTGGCTACTGGAGGTTCACGAGCCCCTGCTAACCATTTACTACGACAGGGATGCCCTAGCTGCCTGCTTGGGTATGCCCACCACGTGTGTCTCGGATCTGAGTTACTTTCGCCGCGAACCGAATGAGATTTTCAGCGTGGAGGGATTTCACGATGAGATCAACTTCGGCACCTTGACGAGCGATGTGGATGGCTGCTTGATGGAGCTACTCGATCGCTTGTACGTCCCCTTCTTCCGGAACTATCTCGAATGGAATGCCACGGTGCGAAACCGTTTCTGTTCCAGCATGGACAGATTCCTGGCATTTCTCAGCGGAATGCACCATCAAATCTCTGGGATGTCGGTGATGTACGTCCCCTTTGTCATCAAGGAGTTGACGGCTGGACCCGTTGATAGGTACTTGGTCGGCAGCCTGGAGGGCATCGCTCTCTACTGGACCACACAGATTCGAACTTTGCTGGCAGATGATACGTTGACGGTTCCACATGATCTGGCCACCGTGCGGGATGAATTTGAGTTCTGGGAATATCGCT ATGAAGTCCTTCAAGGAATCAATTATCAATTGGCTCATTCGGATGTCCAGAAGGTTTTGTTGCTCTTGCACAATGCCCAATCCGTGCACAAGCCACAAATGGATGGACTTATTGAGAGGGCCAGGGAGGAGCTTCTCAAATCTCTGTCGAATATTAAGTTCCTTCATCTGCTGATTGAGCCCTGTTCCAAAATCGATGCGGCCACAAGCCCGGCGGACTTGACGAAACTTTTACCTCGCATTATCCACCTCATACGTTTTATTTGGCTGAATTCGGAATACTACAATACAACTAGGCTAATTGCTGCATTGTTTCGGAATTTGAGCAATCAGATCATAAG ATTCTGCACAGAGCAAACCAAAGTAGAGGAGATCCTCTCGGGCAAACCACGTTTCGGCATTAGGATATGCAACGTGGCTATTGAGTGCTGCCTGACTTACAGGGGAATCTATGATACAATTTCCAAGGATCTTGCCCAGAAACACACTCAAGTGCCGTGGGAGCTGGATGAGGGACTAATCTTCAACCACATCGACGCCTTTGTGGAACGTCTCAATGATGTGATTGACATTTGTGAGTCCATGATTGTGTTTGGCCGACTGGATGAAAACGGAAGCATATCCAAGCCCGTTTTTGGCGGGACCTGTGGCGAGGAGCTGGAGAAGATTGCGGAAAGTGTGGAGGAGCAGTTTCTGGAGACCTTGAACCAGCTTCAGCAAAATTCGCAGGCATATATCCTGAATGTCCATCGTTCGGATTGGTATGCGGATGTGGCAACCTTTCGCAAAAACATGCAAAAACTGGAGGAGACTGTCCAGAGACTGATCTTCAATGTATTCCAGCAAGTGTCCAATGTTGAGGAAATGTTGGAGGCTCTGCAGGCCATGCTATTCTACTCCTACCGCCAGAGGGGAACCCTGAGAAAAACATACCTAAAGGAAACAAGCAGTCTGTGGAGGATGTTCTCCAAGGAAATGGATGCCACGTCGAGAAAATTGCTAGAGGAGCAAAGCCGAGAATCCTGGTTATCAAAACACGTATCCATAGCTCTCGGCTATCGGATTAATCTTGAACGCCTGACTTGGCTAAGAGATCGGTTGAAGAACTCCGAATGGTTGCCGGCTGTAAAGGAATCATCTCCGGCCTTGGCCAAATTTGATGCACTGCGTTTCGAATTTCAAAAGGAAATTCGACTGGCCTACGATGACTGGGTGGCCAAGTGCTGCGGCTATTCGGGTGACCTTTGCCAGCGTTTGGATCGGTATCTCGTAGTACGAAGTAAGAAATTTAAGGGACTCTTGGAGTGCAATATCGATGCCTCCGTTCTGGAACTGTGCGAGCAAGCCCAGCATTTTGAGCGAATGGGCTTCGCCATTCCCAGCACAATGAAGAAACTTTACGAAAGATACGACACTATAAGATCCTTATACAATGGTATAATCAAACTGGCCCTAAGTCACAATCGTATTCTGGCTGTTCTCAGCGATAGGGAACGGAAACTCTTTCGACCTCTGATCCAAGCTTGCGATCGCCAGCTCGCTCCTGGGGTATTTAAGATCACCTATGGCTCCGAGTTCAACGAGGAATTTTTTGAGGATGGCACTGAGTTCATTGCGGAGTTCCAGGAGTTAGTTCTTATATTCAAGCGAGCTAATCGCGGCGTGGCCAGGATTTGTGAGAAGATCTGCGGCACTTGTCTGCTGCACTTTGCATTTTCCGGCTCCGTGGATATATCTGTGTTCCAGCAGCAGTTGTCCAGCAGGCTGAGCTCCTCCGGTGACATCTTAAGGAGGTACTACAGCCATGTAGTGGAGCTACTGTCAGCCTTTAGTCGGCAATTTCAATCGGTGGATGACGAG ATGTCTGCGGAGTGGATTGCTTATGTGAACGATATGGATGACATGCTAGCCAGTTCCTTGATGACCAGTGCTCGTGGATCGTTAAACAAGCTATATGAGGCCCTTCATTGCGATGCGGATATGGCATCCGCTCCCATTATTGTCGTCGAATCGGATGTGAAAGATGGTCGGATTGTCTTTACTCCCGACATGGATGCCATTGGAGATATGATCAATGGAATCGTGGACAGTATACGCAACATGTTGGATCAGTTTCCGCGATTGGGTTATAAACTAAAGCTCCCAAAGAAACAGCAACGCCAGGGATTTGCTAGCGTTTTCCGGGAGGATCAGGAATGCTCTGAACTGATGAGAAGCATTCAAGCGGAGATTGGCATTCAGCGGGAGGAACTAGCTAAGTACGAATCGGTGTGGAATAAGAATCGTGTCCTTTGGGAAACGACAGAGGAGGAATTCCGGCAACGCCTTATGTCCAAGTCTCGGACGGCTGGCGTCTTTGAAGGTGGGATTGAACACTACAGTGCCCTGGCGGACGAGGTCATCTTCGAGGATGCCATCACCAACGTTTACTTTATCCTGATCAATCAGAATGCGCTGAAGAGCACCATGCTGGATTGGATCGAGAAGTGGCAGGCTCTCAATATTAAAATGCTGCTGGATCATGGCAGCAATTTGATGAGTG CCGTTTACCGATACATGCGACGCAACGAGCGAAATGTGATGAAGGTTCCTCGTACCATCCGTGAAACGGTGGCTGCCAAACAGCTCCTTGAAAAACTCCTGAAGGATGTGCCAGTGAAGCAGTCCGCATTTACTCTGATGCTGGAACTCTTCGTGCTGCTGCACAAATACCAGGTGCAGCTTAGCGATGAAACATTTGAGCAGGTAATGGGATTGGAGACGGCTTGGCTGCACTACCTCCAAGTGCTGGAGGATGCGGATGAGATGCTGGACAACGAGGACAGTGAGGCCAAGTTGCTATTGGCCAAGCACGGCGAAAAGTTTAAGTTGATATTAAAGGAATTCCTGGAGGATTTCTACTCCAAATTACCCAAGAAATAG
- the LOC117136192 gene encoding RING-type E3 ubiquitin-protein ligase PPIL2 → MGKRQHQKDKMYLTYTEWSELYGGKKVESLEIDHVKFKRLPFEHCCITMAPYEMPYCDLQGNVFEYEAILKFLKTFKVNPITGQKMDSKSLVKLNFHRNANDEYHCPALFKPFSKNSHIVAVATTGNVYCWEAIDQLNIKTKNWKDLVDDTPFQRKDIITIQDPQKLEKYDISTFHHIKKNLRVLTEEEQQERKNPASGRIKTMNLETKETLEQLQQDYQPAEEEASTSKRTADKFNAAHYSTGAVAASFTSTAMVPVSQIEAAIIDDDLVKYERVKKKGYVRLNTNLGPLNLELFCDQTPRACDNFIKHCANGYYNNVMFHRSIRNFIVQGGDPTGSGSGGESIWGKKFEDEFKPNLTHTGRGVLSMANSGPNTNGSQFFITYRSCKHLDGKHTIFGKLVGGLDTLQKMENIEVDNKDRPIEDIIIESSQVFVNPFAEAAEQLAKEREEEAAGKEEIVKKEEQQKRMKEPLKVYREGVGKYLKLQTVAKKPEAPLTSAQAAKKKKLANGFGDFSSW, encoded by the exons ATGGGTAAAAGGCAGCATCAAAAGGATAAAAT GTACCTCACGTACACGGAGTGGAGTGAGCTGTATGGCGGCAAAAAAGTGGAATCCTTGGAGATCGACCATGTCAAGTTCAAGCGGCTGCCATTCGAGCACTGCTGCATTACGATGGCGCCCTATGAGATGCCCTACTGCGATCTACAGGGCAATGTGTTCGAGTACGAGGCCATTCTTAAGTTTCTCAAGACCTTTAAGGTGAACCCCATCACCGGGCAGAAGATGGACTCCAAGTCATTGGTCAAGCTGAATTTCCACAGGAATGCCAACGATGAGTACCACTGCCCCGCCTTGTTCAAGCCCTTCAGCAAGAATTCGCACATTGTGGCGGTGGCCACAACTGGAAATGTATACTGCTGGGAGGCAATCGACCAGCTGAACATCAAGACAAAGAACTGGAAAGATCTGGTGGATGACACGCCATTCCAGCGTAAGGACATCATCACAATACAAGATCCTCAGAAGCTAGAGAAGTACGACATCTCCACCTTCCATCACATTAAGAAGAACCTACGAGTCCTGACGGAAGAAGAGCAGCAAGAGAGGAAGAATCCAGCCAGCGGGCGCATTAAGACTATGAATCTGGAGACCAAGGAGACGCTGGAACAGCTGCAGCAGGACTATCAGCCAGCGGAAGAGGAGGCCTCCACTTCGAAGCGTACAGCCGACAAGTTTAACGCAGCTCACTATTCAACTGGAGCGGTGGCGGCCAGTTTTACGTCTACCGCCATGGTGCCCGTTTCCCAAATAGAGGCGGCAATCATAGATGATGATTTGGTCAAGTACGAGCGGGTAAAAAAGAAGGGCTACGTTCGTTTAAATACGAACCTTGGCCCTCTCAACCTGGAGCTCTTCTGCGATCAAACTCCTCGAGCCTGCGATAACTTCATCAAACATTGTGCTAATGGTTACTACAATAATGTTATGTTTCACCGGTCCATAAGGAATTTTATT GTGCAAGGAGGTGATCCCACTGGAAGTGGTTCTGGTGGCGAGTCCATTTGGGGCAAGAAGTTTGAGGACGAGTTTAAGCCAAATCTTACGCACACGGGCCGAGGAGTGCTATCCATGGCCAATTCGGGACCCAACACCAATGGCTCTCAGTT CTTTATCACCTACCGCTCTTGCAAACATCTCGACGGCAAACACACCATCTTCGGAAAGCTTGTCGGTGGATTAGACACTCTTCAAAAGATGGAAAATATCGAGGTGGATAACAAGGACAGACCAATTGAGGATATCATCATTGAGTCCTCACAGGTATTTGTGAATCCATTTGCCGAGGCTGCCGAACAGTTGGCCAAGGAGCGCGAGGAGGAGGCGGCCGGCAAGGAGGAGATTGTCAagaaggaggagcagcagaagcGCATGAAGGAGCCACTAAAGGTGTACAGAGAAGGCGTGGGCAAGTACCTAAAACTTCAGACCGTGGCTAAAAAGCCAGAAGCACCACTTACATCCGCTCAAGCTGCCAAGAAGAAGAAACTGGCGAATGGTTTTGGAGATTTCTCCAGTTGGTAA
- the LOC117136197 gene encoding probable peptide chain release factor C12orf65 homolog, mitochondrial, with protein MLRGLVRFLALPPPAVRCKSNLDYSRFPALQESDIEETFMRGSGPGGQAVNKTSNCVFLRHLPTNITVKCHTHRLASKNRVEARKLLLEKLDMHLNGEHSIAAQVKAQEQRKSTERRRRQEKLQEMKKSWQDRERTDGGTKSTDN; from the coding sequence ATGCTGCGAGGTCTGGTGCGATTCCTGGCTCTGCCTCCGCCCGCTGTGCGCTGCAAGTCCAATCTGGACTACTCCCGCTTTCCCGCACTACAGGAGTCCGATATCGAGGAGACCTTCATGCGCGGCAGTGGTCCTGGTGGCCAGGCTGTCAACAAGACCTCCAACTGCGTGTTCTTGCGCCATCTACCCACCAATATCACGGTCAAGTGTCACACACATCGTCTAGCATCAAAGAATCGAGTGGAGGCTCGTAAACTTCTACTGGAAAAACTGGACATGCATCTAAACGGGGAGCATTCGATTGCCGCGCAAGTCAAGGCACAAGAGCAGAGAAAGTCCACTGAGCGCCGGCGGCGGCAGGAAAAGCTGCAGGAAATGAAGAAAAGCTGGCAGGATAGAGAGCGCACAGATGGGGGAACCAAATCTACCGATAACTAG
- the LOC117136195 gene encoding uncharacterized protein LOC117136195, which produces MFAMKPPLLTKLSEFAGKPNCSTNDQLPMGLNWYLLKTTGSMTRVNTYVRRFTNESQRSRDLNMVSKVPKRTGASITITDLDTMSYMSSSSRKAKITSARPDQLKMSKNAPDDDVVCPMQTSRKHIEEPAVRDSPQMREFFEEVRRRKLKDYYLQMKAAQRNTAMSHMCPDCGFVKRDKKDLSKNIYCTGDKRLRIKDCDRHGDLTWLWNSSAAYPHSALSSGCSRGVSSHLEILFKLHNIKCLI; this is translated from the exons ATGTTTGCCATGAAACCCCCACTCTTGACTAAGCTATCTGAGTTTGCCGGAAAACCAAACTG TTCGACTAACGACCAACTACCAATGGGCCTCAACTGGTATTTACTAAAAACGACCGGGTCAATGACCAGGGTCAACACATACGTTCGAAGGTTCACGAATGAATCGCAACGAAGCCGAGATCTCAACATGGTATCCAAAGTGCCAAAGAGGACAGGTGCCTCGATCACGATCACGGATTTGGATACCATGTCATATATGAGCTCTTCTTCACGAAAGGCCAAAATAACGAGCGCCCGACCAGATCAGTTGAAAATGTCGAAGAATGCTCCAGACGACGATGTCGTCTGTCCAATGCAAACCAGTAGGAAGCACATCGAGGAGCCCGCTGTTCGGGACTCGCCACAAATGCGCGAGTTCTTCGAGGAAGTGCGTCGGCGAAAGCTCAAGGATTACTATCTTCAGATGAAGGCTGCTCAAAGAAATACAGCGATGTCCCATATGTGTCCGGATTGTGGTTTTGTGAAGCGGGATAAGAAGGATCTcagcaaaaatatttactgCACGGGGGATAAAAGATTGAGGATAAAAGATTGTGATCGGCATGGGGATCTCACCTGGCTGTGGAACTCCTCCGCCGCATATCCACACTCTGCACTGAGTTCTGGATGCAGCAGAGGTGTCTCCAGCCACTTGGAAATTTTATTCAAGCTGCacaatataaaatgtttaatttaa
- the LOC117136196 gene encoding uncharacterized protein LOC117136196, with protein MFSDPAQESVATQTEAQPIPSPICTPLLMVDEDGRKRYCYHGGKCKCATCAQIRAEQAVKLDQELLSYIPHSKLHLEVPMRMAKPKQYRLEARRATPELAKFLREDHERLRAEYPAYYLPDRYFGVKFYELPGPQHKETQTDIPIGRYGIDGCPCPNKSLCYDL; from the coding sequence ATGTTTTCCGATCCCGCCCAGGAGTCGGTTGCCACGCAGACGGAGGCACAACCGATTCCGTCGCCCATCTGCACCCCACTGCTGATGGTGGACGAGGATGGACGGAAGCGGTACTGCTACCATGGTGGAAAATGCAAGTGCGCCACTTGCGCTCAAATTCGTGCAGAGCAGGCAGTGAAACTGGACCAGGAGCTGCTGTCCTACATACCGCACTCGAAGCTCCACCTGGAAGTTCCGATGCGGATGGCCAAGCCGAAGCAGTATCGCCTGGAAGCTCGACGGGCTACTCCCGAGCTGGCCAAATTTTTGCGGGAGGACCACGAGAGGCTGAGGGCGGAGTATCCAGCGTACTACCTTCCGGATCGGTACTTTGGTGTGAAATTCTACGAGTTGCCAGGACCGCAGCACAAGGAGACTCAGACGGACATCCCGATTGGGCGATACGGCATCGATGGTTGTCCCTGTCCCAACAAATCGCTCTGCTATGACTTGTAA
- the LOC117136198 gene encoding MIEF1 upstream open reading frame protein: protein MKMVQPSRQQILRLYKHLIRYGNHLKLTDKNYFLGRVRHEFRDNRSLTNPVEVEFSFKRGETLLKKGRIL, encoded by the exons atgaaaatggttCAACCTTCGCGGCAGCAAATCTTGCGTTTATACAAGCATTTAATTCGTTACGGCAATCACCTAAAGCTGACCGACAAGAACTACTTTCTGGGAAGAGTTCGCCACGAGTTTCGGGACAACCGTTCCCTTACAAATCCGGTGGAAGTGGAATTCAGCTTTAAG CGCGGAGAGACCCTGCTGAAGAAGGGACGCATTCTCTAG
- the LOC117138116 gene encoding isocitrate dehydrogenase [NAD] subunit gamma, mitochondrial — protein sequence MLRCPKVTQSMLARISIRHFADEIHGSVRAAYAKGDARADPVNVLPKSKYGGINTVSLVTGTTIIGQQGAQFVSSLLSSSRVPVEVQVIEAGQDDEYFHSVLRNRTAVHVDNQADAEAKQKALKICNDLDLYVFKTRTRSFPGFKCRFPDVDIQLIGQNNMGIFNELEYSPVEGVVEALSVVSQKANDKYLQYAFKAAAKAGRKRVTLINKAKEWAISDGSLVEAAKRMHCHYKDCLELELMEVEEAISRLVTEPTYFDCLFASERYATFLSAICSGVCGGANLFSAVEIGDHHAVFKPLQTKLSLTNYANLSAYGIVSTIVDLFEHLGHDKCADALWCELKRTMDEGIRTKEFGGQDTGEYVICNIINQLRCRALGK from the coding sequence ATGCTGAGATGCCCAAAAGTGACCCAGTCGATGCTGGCCAGGATCAGCATCCGCCACTTCGCAGACGAGATCCACGGCAGCGTGCGAGCGGCCTACGCAAAGGGAGATGCTCGAGCTGATCCGGTCAACGTGCTGCCCAAGTCCAAGTACGGTGGAATCAATACGGTCTCTCTGGTCACGGGCACCACCATCATTGGCCAGCAGGGAGCCCAATTCGTGTCATCCCTGCTTTCGAGCAGCCGCGTCCCTGTGGAGGTCCAAGTAATCGAAGCTGGCCAGGATGACGAGTACTTCCACTCGGTGCTCCGGAACAGAACTGCCGTTCATGTGGACAATCAGGCGGACGCGGAAGCCAAGCAGAAGGCGCTCAAGATCTGCAATGATCTGGACTTGTACGTCTTCAAGACCCGGACACGCAGCTTTCCCGGCTTCAAGTGCCGCTTTCCGGACGTGGATATCCAGTTAATCGGTCAGAACAACATGGGCATCTTCAACGAACTGGAATATTCACCCGTGGAGGGAGTGGTAGAGGCCCTGTCCGTCGTCTCCCAAAAAGCCAATGACAAGTACCTGCAGTACGCCTTTAAGGCGGCTGCAAAGGCGGGTCGGAAACGGGTGACGCTGATCAACAAGGCCAAGGAGTGGGCCATTAGCGATGGCTCACTGGTGGAAGCCGCCAAGCGAATGCACTGCCACTACAAGGATTGCCTGGAGCTGGAGCTCATGGAGGTGGAGGAGGCCATCAGCCGGCTGGTGACGGAGCCCACCTACTTTGACTGCCTTTTCGCCAGCGAGCGCTATGCCACATTCCTATCCGCCATCTGCAGTGGAGTCTGTGGCGGGGCTAATCTCTTCAGTGCGGTGGAGATCGGAGATCACCATGCCGTTTTCAAGCCCCTCCAGACGAAACTATCGCTGACCAACTATGCCAATCTAAGTGCCTACGGCATCGTGTCCACCATTGTGGATCTCTTCGAGCATCTGGGCCACGATAAGTGCGCCGATGCTCTGTGGTGCGAGTTGAAGCGCACCATGGACGAGGGCATTCGCACCAAGGAGTTCGGTGGCCAGGACACCGGCGAGTATGTCATTTGCAACATCATCAACCAACTGCGATGCCGAGCATTGGGTAAATAG